A single genomic interval of Falco cherrug isolate bFalChe1 chromosome 8, bFalChe1.pri, whole genome shotgun sequence harbors:
- the SLC34A1 gene encoding sodium-dependent phosphate transport protein 2A, giving the protein MLPYRRESPALPRCPVRGGRVMHGPQFAYCPSPQALHRLPGAHTCPFAVGACPDHGFPCPGSPGRLGEGRERYELDALPWQGTRLGLDELQKPELGCWARVQSICVSLLKVPLMFGFLYLFVCSLDVLSSAFQLAGGKVAGDIFKDNAILSNPVAGLVVGILVTVLVQSSSTSTSIIVSMVSSGLLEVRSAIPIIMGSNIGTSVTNTIVALMQAGDRSEFKRAFAGATVHDCFNWLSVLVLLPLEVVSGYLHHITRLVVATFNIRSGKDAPDLLKIITEPFTKLIIQLDKSVITGIAMGDESLRNRSLIRVWCGPAPPQMAAVGLGPPLNCTAPSHCSTKGIESLHNVTRQKCEHLFTDTPLPDLAVGLVLLAGSLVVLCTCLILLVKLLNSLLKGQVAKAIQKVINTDLPHPLSWLTGYFAMVVGAGMTFVVQSSSVFTSAITPLIGLGVISIERAYPLTLGSNIGTTTTAILAALASPGDKLASSFQIALCHFFFNISGILLWYPLPFTRLPIRMAKALGERTAKYRWFAVLYLIICFLLLPSLIFGISMAGWRALVGVGTPFLGLLFFVGLVNALQAHSPGRLPKWLQTWDFLPAWMHSLQPLDRLITRATLCCTDRCRSPEGWDEREGPPRDKVRLGLDNPVLSYPEEVPNPAVRVGSPRPLPHGATRL; this is encoded by the exons ATGCTGCCCTACCGGAGGGAgagcccggccctgccccgctgcccggTGCGGGGAGGACGGGTGATGCACGGGCCCCAGTTCGCCTACTGCCCCAGCCCCCAAG ctctgcaccgGCTGCCGGGTGCCCACACCTGCCCCTTCGCTGTCGGTGCTTGCCCTGACCAtggcttcccctgccctggctccccGGGGCGCCTGGGCGAGGGCAGGGAGCGGTACGAGCTGGATgcgctgccctggcaggggaCCCGGCTGGGCTTGGATGAGCTACAGAAGCCAG AGCTGGGGTGCTGGGCCAGGGTCCAGTCCATCTGTGTCTCCCTTCTCAAGGTGCCCTTGATGTTCGGGTTCCTGTACCTCTTCGTGTGCTCCCTAGACGtgctcagctctgccttccAGTTGGCTGGAG GCAAGGTGGCCGGGGACATCTTCAAGGACAATGCTATCCTCTCCAACCCAGTggctgggctggtggtgggCATCCTGGTGACCGTGCTGGTACAGAGCTcctccacctccacctccaTCATTGTCAGCATGGTCTCCTCGGGGT TGCTGGAGGTGCGCTCTGCCATCCCTATCATCATGGGCTCCAACATCGGCACCTCTGTCACCAACACCATTGTGGCCCTCATGCAGGCTGGAGACCGCAGTGAGTTCAAACG GGCCTTCGCTGGTGCCACGGTGCATGACTGCTTCAACTGGCTTTCAGTGCTGGTCCTGCTGCCACTGGAGGTGGTGAGCGGGTACCTGCACCACATCACCCGCCTGGTCGTGGCCACCTTCAACATCCGCAGTGGGAAGGATGCTCCTGACCTGCTGAAGATCATCACAGAGCCCTTTACCAAGCTCATCATCCAG CTGGACAAGTCGGTGATCACAGGCATTGCAATGGGGGACGAGAGCCTGCGCAATCGGAGCCTCATCCGCGTCTGGTGTGGCCCTGCACCCCCACAG atggctgctgtggggcttgGCCCCCCTCTGAActgcacagcccccagccactgcagcactAAGGGCATTGAAAGCCTCCACAATGTCACCAGGCAGAAGT gtgaGCACCTCTTCACCGACACGCCGCTGCCTGACCTGGCCGtggggctggtgctgcttgcCGGGTCCCTTGTTGTGCTCTGCACCTGCCTCATCCTCCTGGTCAAACTCCTCAACTCCCTGCTCAAGGGGCAGGTGGCCAAAGCCATCCAGAAGGTCATCAACACTG ACCTCCCACACCCGCTTAGCTGGCTCACCGGGTACTTCGCCatggtggtgggtgctgggatGACCTTCGtggtgcagagcagctctgtctTCACCTCGGCCATCACACCCCTGATTG GCCTAGGGGTGATCAGCATTGAGCGTGCCTACCCGCTGACCCTGGGCTCCAACATCggcaccaccaccactgccatcCTGGCCGCCCTGGCTAGCCCGGGGGACAAGCTGGCCAGTTCCTTCCAG ATTGCCCTTTGCCACTTCTTCTTCAACATCTCCGGCATCCTGCTGTGGTACCCGCTGCCCTTCACCCGCCTGCCCATCCGCATGGCCAAGGCGCTGGGCGAGCGCACGGCCAAGTACCGCTGGTTTGCTGTGCTGTACCTCATCatctgcttcctcctgctgccctccctcaTCTTTGGCATCTCCATGGCGGGCTGGCGGGCGCTGGTGGGGGTGGGCACACCTTTCCTCGGCCTCCTCTTCTTTGTGGGGCTGGTGAATGCGCTGCAGGCACACAGCCCTGGCCGCCTGCCCAAATGGCTGCAGACCTGGGACTTCCTTCCCGCCTGGATGCACTCGCTGCAGCCCCTGGACCGACTCATCACCCGGGCCACCCTCTGCTGCACCGATCGCTGCCGCAGCCCCGAGGGCTGGGATGAGCGTGAGGGCCCTCCCCGTGACAAGGTCCGGCTGGGGCTGGACAACCCCGTGCTCTCCTACCCCGAGGAGGTTCCCAACCCTGCCGTTCGGGTGGGCTCACCCCGACCACTCCCACACGGTGCTACCCGGCTCTAG
- the LOC102054211 gene encoding alpha-2C adrenergic receptor-like, translating into MEPASAFPNASGNSSDASSAPHSPAATGLILLAALAILLATLVGNALVVVAISTSRALRAPQNLFLVSLASADILVAVLVLPFSLANEVMGYWYFGGLWCSLYLALDVLLCTASIGHLCAISLDRYWAVTRAARLNLRRSPGRVKGMIGAVWAAAALVALPPLLQARPAGQKCQLSQETWYVLASCAASFFAPCLVMVTVYCRIYHLTARRTAALLAPHSPRPAGTGKKGTGLRMPGWRRQSQHQSVLLCRRRLVQAQERRFTVVLAVVMGTFVLCWFPFFFTYSLGAVCGEGCRVSKPLFSFFFWIGYCNSSLNPLIYTLFNRDFRAAFRRLLAVPRWHRT; encoded by the coding sequence ATGGAGCCAGCCAGCGCCTTCCCCAATGCCTCCGGTAACAGCAGCGACGCCAGCAGTGCCCCGCACTCgcctgcagccacagggctcatcctgctggctgccctggccatcctgctggccacgctggtGGGCAACGCGCTGGTGGTGGTGGCCATCTCCACCAGCCGGGCTCTGCGGGCTCCGCAGAACCTTTTCCTGGTGTCCCTGGCCTCGGCGGACATCCTGGTGGCTGTCCTTGTCCTGCCCTTCTCGCTGGCCAACGAGGTGATGGGCTACTGGTActttggtggcctgtggtgCAGCCTGTACCTGGCGCTGGACGTGCTGCTCTGCACCGCTTCCATCGGGCACCTCTGCGCCATCAGCCTCGACCGCTACTGGGCTGTCACCCGGGCAGCCCGGCTTAACCTGCGCCGCAGCCCCGGGCGGGTGAAGGGGATGATTGGGGCAgtctgggcagcagcagccctggtggCATTGCCACCGCTCCTGCAGGCCCGGCCGGCGGGCCAGAAATGCCAGCTGAGCCAGGAGACATGGTACGTGCTGGCCTCCTGCGCCGCCTCCTTCTTCGCCCCCTGCCTTGTTATGGTCACCGTCTACTGCCGCATCTACCACCTGACCGCCCGGCGGACAGCAGCCCTCCTTGCCCCCCATTCCCCACGCCCCGCTGGCACCGGCAAGAAGGGAACAGGGCTCAGGATGCCGGGCTGGCGGCGCCAGAGCCAGCACCAGAGCGTGTTGCTGTGCCGCCGGCGGCTGGTGCAGGCACAGGAGCGGCGCTTCACCGTCGTGCTGGCCGTGGTGATGGGGACCTTTGTGCTGTGCTGGTTCCCCTTCTTCTTCACCTACAGCCTGGGCGCTGTCTGTGGGGAGGGCTGCCGTGTCTCCAAGCCTCTCTTCAGCTTCTTCTTCTGGATCGGTTACTGCAACAGCAGCCTCAACCCCCTCATCTACACCCTCTTCAACCGGGACTTCCGCGCTGCTTTCCGCCGGCTTCTGGCTGTCCCCCGCTGGCACCGCACCTAG